One Thermococcus zilligii AN1 genomic window carries:
- a CDS encoding cupin domain-containing protein: MKAEIKDLIDRGPYRKLPLFEGELPKGSYAQIVEIKPNQTVKRHYHDGQYELFYIISGEARLGIGETEYLAKPGDIFLVKPKTVHWVVNEKDEPFRLFVVKLNYYGDDSVWLDE, translated from the coding sequence ATGAAGGCCGAAATCAAAGACCTCATCGATAGGGGCCCCTACAGGAAGCTCCCGCTCTTCGAGGGTGAGCTACCAAAGGGAAGCTACGCCCAGATAGTCGAGATAAAGCCGAACCAAACAGTCAAAAGGCACTACCATGATGGGCAGTACGAACTCTTCTACATAATAAGTGGTGAGGCGAGGCTCGGGATAGGTGAGACGGAGTATTTAGCAAAGCCCGGCGACATCTTCCTCGTCAAGCCGAAAACCGTCCATTGGGTCGTCAACGAGAAGGACGAGCCCTTCAGGCTCTTCGTGGTGAAGCTTAACTACTACGGCGACGACTCGGTGTGGCTGGACGAGTGA